ATATGATAAACTAAATTTTGGTGTGAATGCATATTaagaatacatatactgtacacatatacactatatatacatttgtatatatatatatatatatatatatatatatatatatatatatatatatatgtgtgtgtgtgtgtgtgtgggtgtgtgtatgtgtaaactgtatacgtatatatgcacacacatacacacacacacacacacacatatatatatatatatatatataccatgcgtatatgtatacacacacacacacacacacatatatatatatatatatatatatatatacatatacatatacacacacacatatatatatatatatatatatatatatatatatatatatatatatatatgcatgtgtgtatgacaaattattccattttcatcaactgTGTAACTGTGTCTTAcaaattcatttaaaagaaaaggaaatcctgtCATTTACCATTTAGGCTTTATACCATAACACTGTATAACAAAATTAGTTTTATCACAAGAACAAGAAAATATTCCTTACTTTTCCAAATAGAAATTATTACAACAAATTCTAGAATACAtccaaaaataacattaaatactGACTTTCCCCCACAATATACGAGCATTTACTAATACAGATGATATCTCTTTAAATAAAATCTTGACATCTTACTTGTGTTATCAGAGCCAACGACGACATAGGGGATGACTGCATTTGGCCAAGGATTGACCTGACGATTCCTTTTAGGTCCTTTGCGTCCCAGATGAGCGGCATATCCAGGGGTTAGTTCATGATCCTTCTCATGTGGGTCGTAGGTTTCACCAAAATCATCATCATGACCAGCGAATTCATCAACCTCGGATTCCTCTTCTGCCTGGTCGTCATCGGTGGACTTTCCTTTAGAGGAGTCCTCAGAGTCAGGTGTGTCGTCCTTCCCCTCTTCGCTACTATCCTCGCAACTATCTCCCTCACATTCGCTTCCTTCGGTTTCTTCAGAATTTTCTCCAAAGTCCAAGCTGTCGGTGGCATTGAAGGCCTTTGAGTCTCTGGTAGTTCCTAGAGGGTGGTCGGAGTCATCGAAGATAGGATTTGCACCATTTCCGTTTCCTAGATAACCCTGGGTTCGATTTCTCGCTTCGTTTCTTCTGTGTTCCTTTGCCTCTGTCCTGTCCCTTCTGCGTTCGTTCCTCTGAGTAGCTAGATCTGTCAAGTTCCTCCGGTGATTGTTTATATCAGTAAAATTCCTTCTGTTATCCCTTATGTCTGTGAAATTCCTTCTGTGATCCCTTACGTCTGTGAAATTCCTTCTAAGATACTTGATATCTGTCTGGTTTCTTCTATGATCATCTATATCTGTTCGGTTCCTTCTGTGATCCCTTATCTCTGTGTAGTTTCCGCTAAAATTCCTTATATCTTTCTGTCTCCTTCTGTGATCCCTTATGTCTGCTTGGTTCCTTCTACGATAACTTTTATCTTTCCGATTCCTTCTGTGATCCTTAATGCCTGTCTTGTTCTTTCTGTGACCCCTTGTGTCGGTTTTATTCCTGCTCTCATCATGTATTTCTGTCTCCTCCCTTCCTTCATCAGTTGTTGCTCTGCTTTCCTCCTTTCTCTCTGTTCCCACACTTTCTGTGTTATCGTAATCCTGTTCTTCTTGCTCTTTGTCACTGTCTACTTCCATAGATTTTTCCccttggacttcttcttcttcttcatctctttcttcttctactgaagagttttcttcttcttcttcctcctcctcctcttcttcttcttcttcttcttcttcttcttcttcttcttcttcttcttcttcttctgctcttcCTCCTTCACTTATTTCAAGACGTGtgctttcttctttctcttctcccTTTTCCACTACACCCTCTCCAGCCGCAATGATTGTTTCCTCTGTTTCATTAGCTTTTATTTCTTCCTTGGTCTCGTTTCCCTCCTTTTGTGCACCTTCTAATAATACTTCTGTTGTACCTACGTTACCACCATTGTTTTCATTTCCATCTTCCGTTCCTCTTACTCCTTTGTACAATTCTTCTATCTCTCCAATGACCTTCTCTTCCCCTATTTCATCCTCATTCAAATTCACATCCTTGATTTCCTCATCGTTCCTAATCTCTTCCGCCTTTCTTTCTAAAAAGGTGGGGTTGGGAGTGTCTGTCTCTGCTGGTAGTTCAGTAGTTCCTGTCAAATGAAAGATAGATGTAAACAAACATTCGCAACATTCGAAAAAAATGTTTCTGTCAAAAAATTATAGATGTAAACAAACACTCTTAACATTCGAGGGGGGAAATGTTCCAGTCAAAAAAGGATAGATGTAAACAAACATTCGTAACGTTCGGGAAAAAAAATCTTGTCAAAAGATAGATGTAAACAAACATTCGTAACATTCGGGGCGGGTGGAATTTCTGTCCAAAAATGATAGATGTAAACAAACATTCGTAACATGCGAAAAAAAATTTCCTGTCAAAAATGATAGATGTAAACAAACATTTGTAACATTCGGGAAAAAAATGTTCCTGTCAAAAAAGGATAGATGTAAACAAACGTTCATaacattttttggggggaggacCCCTGTCAAAAATGATAGATGTAAACAAACATTCGTAACATCCGAAAAAAAAATGTTCCTGTCAGAAAATGATAGATGTAAACAAACATTCGTaacattcatggaaaaaaaatgttcTTGTCAAAAAATGATAGATGTAATAAAACATTTGtaccattcgaaaaaaaaaaatcccgtcaAAAGCGATAGATGCAAACAAACATTCGTAACATTCGAACAAATGTTCTTGTCAAAAAGCGATAGATTTAGATAAACTATCGTAACATTCGAAAAAAAATCACTGTAGAATATAAAGAACTATCAAATAAAGATTTGATAGCCTTAAAGTATTCCAATTGATTGTTTTAGAAGTACGAAAATTAATGAGGTATAACATAAGAATATCATTTAATCATGTGAAATAGTTTACTTTAATTAACTCAGTGTTGGAATCTAATAGCATATTTACAAATGATTTGTGTCGAGTGTTCTACTCAACAGAATTAGTTCTGCCGTTATTAagcgtctgatgacgtcacatgaaaggtctctatcattttatttttgtttctttatttcaaatatatttaatatttatagtaTAGATGAATTTCATAATTGGAATTTGTTACTATTGTATCAATATAAAaatgtttcttatttcattaacATTATCCATTTTATTCCAAGAAAACACGTTTGCTTTGTTTGGAAGATGTGTTCGGAGTTCTGACTCGACTTCAACTTTAATTGTATCGAGAATTACTTGTTATTGTagatatttatcaataattgagttattttatcattatattgttatcTATTATCTTTTTTCATCTAGAAATATTCTCCGTTTTTACTACCTTACggccaagtatttatttcataattgaagGAAACATACGAACAATGTCAAGTTTTGGGAGAAATCCCGCCAAATTTGTAGTCTTACAATCGTGCCTGAGACTGAGAGAACGTTTCAACTTATTGTCACCTGTTGTTGTCTATGTTTTTTTTGGCAGTGAATACACGCAAAATATATTCTATTAACGTTAGGGGGTAGGTGAGTATGTTGTGACGGGCCTGTTCGATGTATTCATATATTCCAGTTGATAGTATAGTGTCCTTATCTTAGGATAGTTCATACCTTTAGTTGTCTTGTCTTATATGCCGTAGAGGCCATTTGTTCATGGTTATAGTAACCTGATTTAGGATATAGGGCACGGTACTGTTACATCCTAGTTCATATTTGATCGTTTGATCTTTGGTTAGGTTAAAATTAACCCTCGTCGTATGTCTAATATTGATGCATAGTTTATGCTAGtggtctaataggttaggcctaggtgCGTGTTTGGTAGGGTAATACCCGTGCAACATtaatctcttttcttcttcttctttgttattattattcttattattattattattattattattattattattattattattattattattattattagctaagctgcaaccctagttggaaaaggaggatgctattagcccaagggtttcaagagagaaaaatagcccagtgaggaaaggaaataaataaactataagagaagtaatgagcaattgaaataaaatattttaagaaccttaaaacattaaaacagatctttcatatataaactataaaaagagatatgTCAGTCACTTTAGCATGAaagcctttgctgcaagtttgaacttttaaagttgattcaactacccgattaggaagatcattcttcaacttggtcacagctggaataaaacttctataatactgtgcagtattgagcctcgtgatgaagatTGACATTCAGCTCTGTTGAAGTATAATAAAGGATTAGAAAGTTTTAAGTCCACCCAAAGGCTTGTCACGACTCTAAGACACTTAGGTTGTTGTAAAAGACTGGCCGTTGTCTAGTATATTTAAAGTAGATGCTAGAAGATTTAATTCTATGCTAGagctcttaaaacattttaattaaattgaatgttctctctctctctctctctctctctctctctctctctctctctctctctctctctctctctctctctctctctctcttatgcagaAAGAAACTGAAACATTTTTTAGAAGACATGAACTTTTGAACGATTTAGTATATAATCTAGAAAACTTAAAAGTCAATTATAGGAAACTTAAGGTGAAGTCCTTATGTCTTAGACTCTAATAATCCTACTAACTGAACAGAGATAATTAATTGAGTTCAATAAAAATTTAGGAAAGTATTAGCAGAATGGGAAATCCAAATAACGTTGACAAACAAATTGGTGTTACAGAATATTGTTTTAGCCTAAAAATATAGAATACCatggaaaaattataataaaagactGATGTTtccaggaaaggaaatatatatatatatatatatatatatatatatatatatatatatatatatatatatataagaatctgaTTACGAAGTGACAAAAACGTCTTGTtacgtttgtattattattattattattattattattattattattattattattacttgctaagctacaaccctagttggaaaagcataatgctataaggccagggggtccaacagggaaaatagcccagtgaggaaaggaaaaaaggaaaaagaaaatatttcaagaagagaaacattaaaatatatatttcctttataaactattaaaaacttgaacaaaacaagaggaagagaaataagatagaatggtgttcccgagtgtaccttcaaacaagagaactctaaaccaagacaaggGAAGAACATGCAAAATAAAGACTTCACAATCCAAAATTGATTTTCATAAGCTATGGCATTATACACATTATGATAAAACTATTGAAAAGACATTTAATATAAGTATATCTGATGGAAGGTCTAAATAATCGCACGAACGAACAGCTACGCAGATATAGAAGATTATATACTACTCTTATACTTAGGAATATCTTCTGAAAGTTGTATTTAAAATTGGAAAGATGAAAGATGCATTGCCTGATTTCTTATATAAAGGAAACAATTTCGCCAATGAATATGTAAACGGAGAGTTTATGATGATATACCCTATACACAAAGgcaattacaaagaaaaaaaaagtaaaatacagcCGAAAGACGCATTGGACAAGAACTTCAGTAGCTGACGAGATAGAAAACGTAAAGTCAGCAATACCTGACATTCCAATGTCAAGTACAGTGTAGGCAAAAAATTATCGTACGTTTATAGTTTTATTACATTGAAAAAGAcataattgtgagagagagagagagagagagagagagagagagagagagagagagagagagagagagagagagagagagagaattactgttgAAAAATACAAGGTCCTTAAGTTATGACATGATGTTGGttatgaagaaaatatagaaaagacGAGAATCCATTGAATCATGAGAACATGTTATCAAGACTGATAAAACAATGAAACAAACGGTTCATCATTAAATACTAATATagataaaactataaaaaccttaacaaaacaagaggaagagaaatgatatagaatagtgtgctcgagtgtaccctcaagaaagagaacagtatgaaagataaagaattgatatacaatataaaaattagTTAATTTACTGCATGAAAATAGAAGATACATTCAAATTAGTGAAGTAACATAGATTtacaatatcaaaattaaagacatgatttacaaaaaattaatttcattcggGAATATTAGATAACTTGAAATAATGAATTAACTTACAGAGTGATTAATAACGAAATgatgcataaaaggaaaaataacttatcAGTACTCTGTGTGTGTCAGCTAGGTTTGTCTATCAAGATGACTAATTTACACTTAAAAAAacagtaattctaatcggaaattctccgtaaaaaatatactgttcctagccgtatttcagtaaaatacaggcgaccgtattctACCATACGTTATGCTTATatttgacgggttggtgaccgtaacatcactcctttacgaaaatatatccgtttttaaaacagtaaaactcctggaacaaatgttgccaggcatttgccgttttttaatgcaaatttttaagaggTTCGAGATACGGAAAGAGAAGAGAGATGAAGACACACTCCAATGATACCAAggaccaacttttttttttaagaataaaagaaaactttgaCAAAGAAGAGGTGTTGAGGATTCGGAGGAGGGACAAAGGGAGAGACTTGAAATATACGCTTGGGTATAGTAGTTATTATTATGTGTATCATGTATTGTGCATACCTTCACATGAAAGGTGGATTTGGTGGTTTTTAAGATAGAATGAAAATTCTAAAACAGAATTATGAATGAGTAAATAAAAGTATAGTGAGTAACCTAGACTCTGTGTAAGATTTTATGATTAGGTAATACTGTATTGTGTTATTTGCACTAAAATTAACACTGGACAATTCATGATACAGAAGCTTTGAATACAAAATTCCATCGATATGTAGTTAAAAGctgaaaatttatttaaattttttgtggATTTCAATGTTACTAGAAATGCAGGAGTATATTATAAATTGACAAATAATATTACTTAGAACTCTCACATACGTATAAATCCTATCTGTTCAGTCATTATCTTATTAACTATAATTTTATGAACTCTAATTACCGTGTAAGCTCGGCAAATATTGACCAGTGTACCGAAAATTTATGAATTTCAAGGGTAATGTATTCTTAAGAAAtccttttatttcagtataaaatCAAAGAAATCtataaaatgcataaataaattCGCTTCAATGGAAAAGGAAGTAAAATGTAGCAACTTCTATTCACGATTTCCCATcttaaagctttttatttttttctgcacgTTTTACGTTTAAAGTCTATATCatttaatgtagagagagagagagagagagagagagagagagagagagagagagagagagagagagagagagagtttgggggaGGCTGTGAGACCAAAGAAATTTTTACGAATAGATTTTTTCCAGCACTGAAATCTATCTCGGTGGCATTTCGTCAAATACAATCTTTTGAACTTCACAaaaaaagcatatacagtatatttcctcTTTTACAAACTATTATAGTATTCTTCTTACCTTCAATTGCGTCTCCTGTCGAGGCGAGGCTCGCTCCATACGCAACTGGCATCGTCACTAGTGCCATCAGCAAGATCATCCCTATTGTCATCGTCATCTTCAGCATAGCGCTCGTCGACATGGTTTCTTCGCCAGAGAGGTCTCCTCTCCTCTCTATCCCGAGAGATGATCTCTCTTAGTCTCTCTGCTTCGAGACAAGAAGCAAGTTCATATGATGTTAATTGATTCGACTACACTTATCTCTCCAAATCGCTCTATCATAAAGATGATTATCACTGGTCCTCTTTTTCTTCGATTTCAGAGCCCCGCTGGTTTTTGCCTTCGACCGGAGGAAGAGGGCCCTGCGAATGGTGGATTCCCTTGGCAGGTGAGCGTTCATATATAGGGGAGACCTTGCTCGTGACATCACGACATCCCGGAGAGGGAGGAGGCGTCGGGGGTGACCCAATAACGTCACTTCCCCGGTTGTTTATCCTTTGAATTCCAAAGATTTCAACATCTACCTCTTAGGTTAAGCTGCATAATcgaaaatgaaaatttagttacATTTATTACAATAATGAGTTtgtaatatactaaaaaaaattgttTGCCTGTTTtagctttgtttcttttgttttagttttagtttctttatttcaattttgttcacTTTGCTATACGTGAATAGTGAAAATTATTAACAAGAAAATATTCTTACCAATATTCTCATTATGACCATGTAGGGTTCGTTTTTCATCATATTTCATAAACGTTTATTGGTACTAAAATTGAAATTATACctatttccaataataaagatacaTTCTATTAAAAAAGACAAAGCAAAATCGATATGATATTAGCATAGACTAAAATTGTCCTCTAACACCTACATTATCATATGACCATGTAAAGTTCGCCATTCATCATATTGTATGCACGCATAGTAATATTAATGTTtaatgtatatgtaatttcagtaatAGATATACATTTCATTAAACAGGACAGTGAAAATTCGATATGATATTAACATAAATAACCAgaaatttcattcatttatttaactGCAATCATAATCTTTAGAGGTCATAAgctatgaaagaaaattatatctcATGTCATTATTACCAGAGAGGATGCGGTGATGATAATAACATAAGTGATTTCCCCAGCATTCTGAATCCCCCATTTTACCGGAAgaaagtaacgagagagagagagagagagtgtgcgatACTCTTATGCTTTATGGATATATGAAGTCAAGAAAATACTTTTTAGTCGTTAAAGTCGTTCAAacctacagcaaatgtttttatgttgaacaagctctttattgtttatatatggcatatctattttaacgttgatattgatctttatatattttatatcaattactcattacttctcttgtaatttaattGTTCCCCCTCCTCGCTGTGCCAATTTTTTCCTGTGGGAATCGTTGGGCTTTTAACATCTCGCTTTACCAGCTAGGGAAAAgcgagataataataatataacaataataatgatattaataataatgtgtttaGCCTAGTTTTTTGGATGAAAGGAAGTAGCAACTATCGAATGCGTTGAGGTCTGACCCTGAAAAAAATTGATAAGCCTATTATACAAAGGTGAAAGGGTTATTAGAAAAAGGGAAAACCCAAGGACATATATAGAcctttaaaaaacaaataaagggAAAAATTCCAGAGCCTAGTAATAGATATAATCAACGGACGAAGTAATCCTTGAGTTGCTGATCTCCACGAAAGAATTACGAGATGGTTGGGATCCCGGAATGCCGGTGCCTCTGGtgagaaaaaaaggacaatttaaacatgttttttatcATACGGTATAAGAAAACTGCAAAATGAGTCATGCACGAATCAATTGTGCACTGCAGAATAAACTACCCAATTTTGGTAATGTATATTGCCAAAAtcgtgttaatagtttatataggacatatctgttttgtcgttgttactgtttttagaatgatatattgttaatttattctcaccatttatttatttccttatttcctttcctcactgggctatttttccctgttggagcccttgggcttatagcatcttgcttttccaactagggttttagcttggctagtaataataataataataatatccttgtaGGTGTTGCGTTGCCTACAATGGATAAGTTGCAAAACTTACAGAAAGAGTATCTGTTGGTCTTGGTAAGTTGGCCTTGCTTAAGTTTATCGGAACGCTGAACATTGTATTATATACTTCGCTTGATTAGCATAACAAGCTGAATAATATCCCGACTACCTTTAGTTGGTCTTTTGCTGCTCGAGTTACTGGACTAGTCGATAGATTAAATAACTCCCGAAGTGAAAATCACATTTGGTACgagaagaaaaaataattaccGTATATTGTAATGATGAAATAGAAAAAGATGAACTAAAGGAAGTGAATAGAAAGTATaaaagaatatacaaaaaaaaaaacatttcaagagagaaGTAAAAGAACAAAAGACAGGAGGATTCtgtcccagtaaaaaaaaaaaaaaaaatattcccagacTCTAAAACAAATCCTCTAAACCTCTTTCTctccttttctttatttctcttgtttttcccATGTTATTTCACGTAACCGTAAAGTTTGCTCCCTGAAGATAAACATGAGAAGAAGGCCAAGACCCGAGTCAGCTACATCTTTGCTCAAGCATCAGTGACACGCTCAGCTTATTTTCGCCTGTTGTTTGATGGCAACAGCTTACACTCTTTTTTTTGGCACACTTGGTTTCTGTGATTTTTGGGTCACGAAAAAAATAAGTTACTAGAATGAAAAATCTCATTTACTCATGCAGGCTTGAgtgatataatatatgcatatgtcaTCTTATTATTCGCGTATTTGTTTGATTATAGTATTAAACATATGTATGTTAATTCTTTGAATATCACGACTGCATACTCATgcgagagagattttatatatctTGAAAGCTGATATCAAtattcgtaacacacacacacgcgcatatatatatatatatatatatatatatatatatatatatatatatattatatattaatatatatatatatatatatatatatatacagaataaaaagatacatagacagatagatatttttgtatgagtatatacagtacatgtgtatatgatagatatatgtatgtacatacacacacacacacatatatatatatatatatatatatatatatatatatatatatatatacacacatgcgtgtgtgtatttacagatgtgcatatatgtgtttgtgaaggTGTGAGAGTAtgatgtaaataatatatacaatttatataatacacatatgtatatgttttatatatatatatatatatatatatattatatatatatatacatatatatatatatgtatatatatatatatatatatatatatatatatatatatatatatatatgcgatttaTAAAATCTTTGCAGTTGTACAGTGTATGCCTATACGCTTCCGCATATATGATGATAAACCGTATACATCCGTCCAAACCATTCTCATATGAAATATGTCCTACTTGCATATTATCGCAATTATAGTACCAAGAGGTCATTAATATCAACAAATGTATTTCCGACTGTATATCCggattttctgtttattatttctACGAACAATTTTGTTTATGGCCGTAAGTAGCCTATATAAAATACTGCATTTATATCAGagacatacatgcacacgcacacattatatatatatatatatatatatatatatatatatatatatatatatatatatatatatacagcatatatatttatatatatatatatacatatatatatacagtatatatatttatatatatacatatatatatactgtatatatatatatatatatatatatatatatatatatatatatatatatatatatatatatggcattcgacttatctctcttatagtttcatttctaatcctgtcctgccatttaacttccaatattcttctgaggtctttgttctcaaatctacgaaatctgttggatattgtttcattgtcataaacgactcatgtctatacagtaacaccgatctcactaaactgatatattatataggctgatttttatatgtaatatcaggagatttgatttccaaattttacttaaattagccattgtctgatttgtt
The DNA window shown above is from Palaemon carinicauda isolate YSFRI2023 chromosome 37, ASM3689809v2, whole genome shotgun sequence and carries:
- the LOC137629581 gene encoding uncharacterized protein, encoding MSTSAMLKMTMTIGMILLMALVTMPVAYGASLASTGDAIEGTTELPAETDTPNPTFLERKAEEIRNDEEIKDVNLNEDEIGEEKVIGEIEELYKGVRGTEDGNENNGGNVGTTEVLLEGAQKEGNETKEEIKANETEETIIAAGEGVVEKGEEKEESTRLEISEGGRAEEEEEEEEEEEEEEEEEEEEEEEEEEENSSVEEERDEEEEEVQGEKSMEVDSDKEQEEQDYDNTESVGTERKEESRATTDEGREETEIHDESRNKTDTRGHRKNKTGIKDHRRNRKDKSYRRRNQADIRDHRRRQKDIRNFSGNYTEIRDHRRNRTDIDDHRRNQTDIKYLRRNFTDVRDHRRNFTDIRDNRRNFTDINNHRRNLTDLATQRNERRRDRTEAKEHRRNEARNRTQGYLGNGNGANPIFDDSDHPLGTTRDSKAFNATDSLDFGENSEETEGSECEGDSCEDSSEEGKDDTPDSEDSSKGKSTDDDQAEEESEVDEFAGHDDDFGETYDPHEKDHELTPGYAAHLGRKGPKRNRQVNPWPNAVIPYVVVGSDNTKIQVAKALQHITNKTCLTFKSRTDEQRYLHIKDHDGGCWTSSLGYPSSNKAVIVGLGNGCRSVGGVIHEVLHAAGFFHEHNRPDRNDFIEIKWNNIEREQRHNFRLDNRYTLTDISYDYKSVMHYGKKAFATDPSKSTLEPKNPIKGNLGGSRLSPLDVERINAFYKC